A genomic stretch from Cloacibacterium caeni includes:
- the murC gene encoding UDP-N-acetylmuramate--L-alanine ligase — translation MKNYKNFYFVGIGGIGMSALARYFHAAGKNVLGYDKTETKLTTELQKEGISITYEDVVDEKISSLKKEETLVIYTPAIKVLGILDYFNENGFEVLKRAKVLGMITEDTNCIAVAGTHGKTTTSSLVAHLCKVANLPFSGFLGGIAENYKSNFIFNGTEMSVLEADEYDRSFLNLSPDWAIITSIDADHLDIYGDTETIEQGFRDFADLVPENDQLFVRKGVNIGRPCKTYAVNEEADYYSDNLHIIDGWMMFDFHAGEQTVEFAWQIPGTHNVENATAAIAVLHNLGADFSAIQEGISSFKGIKRRYTKHTFENGKIYVDDYAHHPTELNAVIGSIRTFNPNKKLLVAFQPHLFSRTRDFADGFAESLAAADELLLLDIYPARELQKDFEGVNSDWLLEKVQLEKKEVCSLSEAFDKIKEKDFDILLTVGAGNIDTLYDPIMNWIGTLKN, via the coding sequence ATGAAAAACTATAAAAACTTTTACTTCGTAGGAATCGGTGGAATCGGGATGTCTGCTTTGGCAAGATATTTCCATGCTGCCGGGAAAAATGTTTTGGGTTATGACAAAACCGAAACCAAACTCACTACAGAGCTTCAGAAGGAAGGAATTTCTATCACTTATGAAGATGTGGTAGATGAGAAAATTTCGTCTTTGAAGAAAGAAGAAACATTAGTGATTTATACACCTGCGATTAAAGTTTTGGGAATTTTAGATTATTTTAATGAAAATGGTTTTGAAGTTTTAAAACGTGCAAAAGTTCTCGGGATGATTACCGAAGATACCAACTGTATTGCAGTAGCTGGAACACATGGGAAAACAACTACTTCAAGTTTGGTAGCACATCTTTGCAAAGTGGCGAATCTTCCATTTTCAGGATTTTTAGGTGGAATTGCAGAAAATTACAAGTCAAATTTCATCTTTAACGGAACAGAAATGTCTGTTTTAGAAGCTGATGAATATGACAGAAGTTTCCTAAATCTTTCACCAGATTGGGCGATTATTACTTCTATTGATGCAGATCATCTTGATATTTATGGAGATACAGAAACCATAGAACAAGGATTTAGAGATTTTGCAGATTTAGTACCAGAAAACGATCAACTTTTCGTGAGAAAAGGTGTAAATATTGGCAGACCTTGTAAAACGTATGCTGTGAATGAAGAAGCGGATTATTATTCTGATAATCTGCACATTATAGACGGTTGGATGATGTTTGATTTTCATGCTGGCGAACAAACCGTAGAATTTGCATGGCAAATTCCGGGAACGCATAATGTGGAAAATGCAACTGCTGCGATTGCTGTTTTGCACAATTTAGGAGCAGATTTTTCGGCAATTCAAGAAGGGATTTCTAGTTTCAAAGGAATTAAAAGACGTTATACCAAACATACTTTTGAAAACGGAAAGATTTATGTAGATGATTATGCGCACCACCCAACAGAACTGAATGCGGTGATTGGTTCCATCAGAACTTTTAACCCAAATAAAAAACTGTTGGTAGCGTTTCAGCCACATTTATTCAGCAGAACCAGAGATTTTGCAGATGGTTTTGCAGAAAGCTTAGCTGCAGCAGATGAATTGTTATTATTAGACATTTATCCTGCAAGAGAATTGCAGAAAGATTTTGAAGGGGTAAATTCTGATTGGTTACTAGAAAAAGTACAGTTAGAGAAAAAAGAAGTATGCAGTTTGAGCGAAGCTTTTGACAAAATCAAAGAAAAAGATTTTGACATTTTGCTTACAGTAGGTGCAGGAAACATAGACACTTTGTATGACCCAATTATGAATTGGATTGGTACATTGAAAAATTAA
- a CDS encoding FtsW/RodA/SpoVE family cell cycle protein, translated as MEQQENKFELLKGDKVLWMVIILISFFSVFPVYSASSNLEYIVQNGTTTGHVIKHMFFVFLGLAIMRAVGTVKYEHIGKLSSILLGIMVILLFVTMFTGQKIDGASASRWLKIPGTPISFQPSSFAYLMLIIYLCRYLTKKIKRERLPIENIFYIFGPVLLVFGLVAKDNGSTALMILMVSLAVMLVGQLSAKYILGFLGISGLFVGIFLFLALKTDLIGSNRVHTWVSRIETFANSKKNANVEDETVKAKNYQVNQAKAAIVHGGITGMGPGKSALKQMLPQSASDFIFAIIVEEYGFFGALALITLYMIMMIRIVMIASKMRAFFGSLLVLSLGIMIFVQLAVNIAVAVNLIPVTGQPLPLISYGGTSMLVTYLQLGIILNVSSRILTFEEEGMGKKQNVEEINDIA; from the coding sequence ATGGAACAACAAGAAAACAAATTTGAACTTTTAAAAGGCGACAAAGTGCTTTGGATGGTGATTATTTTAATCTCCTTCTTTTCCGTGTTCCCTGTTTATTCTGCAAGTTCTAACTTAGAATACATTGTGCAGAATGGTACAACTACGGGACACGTTATCAAGCATATGTTTTTTGTTTTCTTAGGTTTAGCCATTATGAGAGCTGTAGGAACTGTAAAATACGAACACATCGGAAAACTGAGCAGTATCCTTCTCGGAATTATGGTGATTTTACTTTTTGTAACCATGTTTACGGGACAAAAAATCGACGGAGCGTCTGCTTCTCGTTGGTTAAAAATTCCAGGAACTCCAATTTCTTTTCAGCCATCAAGCTTTGCATACCTCATGTTAATTATCTATTTGTGCAGATATTTAACTAAAAAAATTAAAAGAGAAAGACTTCCAATAGAGAACATATTTTACATTTTCGGACCGGTTTTATTGGTTTTCGGATTGGTTGCAAAAGATAATGGTTCTACTGCTTTGATGATTCTAATGGTTTCATTAGCAGTAATGTTAGTAGGTCAACTTTCCGCAAAATACATTTTAGGATTTTTAGGAATTTCAGGACTTTTTGTGGGAATTTTCTTGTTTTTGGCTTTAAAAACAGATTTAATTGGCAGCAATCGTGTTCATACTTGGGTAAGTAGAATAGAAACTTTTGCCAATTCTAAGAAAAATGCCAATGTAGAAGACGAAACTGTAAAAGCAAAAAATTACCAAGTCAACCAGGCAAAAGCAGCCATAGTTCACGGCGGAATTACAGGAATGGGACCAGGAAAATCTGCATTGAAACAAATGCTTCCACAGTCTGCTTCAGATTTTATTTTCGCCATTATTGTAGAAGAATATGGCTTTTTTGGAGCATTAGCACTCATCACGTTGTATATGATTATGATGATTAGAATTGTGATGATTGCCAGTAAAATGCGAGCTTTTTTCGGGAGTTTATTGGTGCTAAGTTTAGGAATTATGATTTTCGTGCAATTAGCAGTAAATATTGCTGTAGCGGTAAATCTTATTCCAGTAACAGGACAACCGTTGCCTTTAATAAGTTATGGAGGAACTTCAATGTTGGTGACTTATCTTCAATTAGGAATTATTCTGAATGTAAGTTCAAGAATTCTCACTTTCGAAGAAGAAGGAATGGGCAAAAAACAAAATGTAGAAGAAATAAATGATATAGCATAA
- the murD gene encoding UDP-N-acetylmuramoyl-L-alanine--D-glutamate ligase — MKVVILGGGESGVGAAILAKTKGLEVFLSDKGEIKENYKKVLVENGIEFEEKNHDEERILAADWVIKSPGVPKKAEMVQKIKAKGIRLSSEIEFGAEFTNAKIIAITGSNGKTTTTSLIYHILKNDNLNVGLGGNIGKSFAMQVAQENFDYYVLEVSSFQLDDIQNFRPYISLLLNLSPDHLDQYNYNYEEYALAKFRIAENQENDNYFIYNKDDEMSQKLLQELDLRVKQIPFSMKEKLEEGGYTEEEKIVVKLHDEFSMKIEDLSLMGTHNVANSLAASIAGKLLNISNESIRNSLMTFQAVEHRLEGVAEINGVKFINDSKATNVNATYYALESMKTPTVWIVGGTDKGNDYTEIEDLVKRKVKAIICLGLDNAKIINFFKDKKDIIVDTSSMEEAVKTAKSLAEKGDTVLLSPCCASFDLFNNYEHRGQLFKEEVLKNN; from the coding sequence ATGAAAGTCGTAATTCTAGGAGGAGGAGAAAGTGGAGTGGGCGCTGCAATTTTGGCTAAAACTAAAGGTTTGGAAGTTTTTCTTTCAGACAAAGGCGAAATTAAAGAGAATTACAAAAAAGTTTTGGTAGAAAACGGAATCGAGTTTGAAGAAAAAAACCACGATGAAGAAAGAATTCTTGCTGCAGATTGGGTTATAAAATCTCCAGGAGTTCCTAAGAAAGCTGAAATGGTTCAAAAAATCAAAGCAAAAGGAATCAGACTTTCTTCGGAGATAGAATTCGGTGCAGAATTTACCAATGCCAAAATCATCGCCATCACAGGAAGTAATGGGAAAACCACTACTACATCGCTCATTTATCACATTCTGAAAAATGACAACTTGAATGTAGGACTGGGTGGAAACATCGGCAAAAGTTTCGCAATGCAAGTTGCGCAAGAGAATTTTGATTATTATGTATTAGAAGTTAGCAGCTTCCAATTAGATGATATTCAGAATTTTAGACCATATATTTCTTTATTGTTGAATTTGAGTCCAGATCATCTTGACCAATACAATTACAACTACGAAGAATATGCTTTGGCAAAATTTAGAATTGCCGAAAATCAAGAAAATGACAACTATTTTATCTACAATAAAGATGATGAAATGAGTCAAAAATTGCTTCAAGAATTAGATTTGCGAGTGAAGCAAATTCCTTTCTCTATGAAGGAAAAATTAGAAGAAGGAGGTTATACAGAAGAGGAAAAAATTGTGGTAAAACTTCACGATGAGTTTTCTATGAAAATAGAAGATTTATCTCTGATGGGAACACATAATGTTGCCAATAGCTTAGCTGCCTCTATCGCTGGTAAATTATTGAATATCAGCAATGAAAGCATTAGAAATTCTCTGATGACTTTCCAAGCGGTAGAACACAGATTAGAAGGTGTGGCAGAAATTAATGGCGTGAAATTCATCAATGATTCTAAAGCAACCAATGTAAATGCTACGTACTATGCTTTAGAAAGTATGAAAACACCAACGGTTTGGATTGTAGGCGGAACAGACAAAGGAAATGATTATACAGAAATAGAAGATTTAGTAAAAAGAAAAGTAAAAGCGATTATTTGTTTAGGGCTTGACAATGCTAAAATCATTAATTTTTTCAAAGACAAAAAAGACATTATCGTAGATACTTCTAGCATGGAAGAAGCGGTGAAAACTGCGAAATCTCTAGCAGAAAAAGGCGATACCGTTTTACTTTCTCCTTGTTGTGCCAGTTTTGATTTATTCAATAACTATGAACACAGAGGACAATTATTTAAAGAAGAAGTTTTAAAAAACAATTAA
- a CDS encoding cell division protein FtsQ/DivIB has translation MKNKWRILKIFVTVVIFGFLLSFSLKRFNDRKIDEQSIIVKLNDSSTPVYFVDEKDIRIIVERYNTTKKVGDVDIPSLEKKLNELPAVDSANVYLNLNGKLNVDIKQRVPVFRLNNGGKGFYVDKKGIEFPISKTYSHSCMLVSGDVKKKEYKKLIELIEKINKDSFCKNFFVGITKENGNYNLATSDGNYKVEIGDLDRIDFKVKGFKTFVEKYLVYQAPEKYSKISVKYDNQIVTTLNSGYKPEEDSLQTNEQTPINTVTGTQKTEEKTTN, from the coding sequence ATGAAAAACAAGTGGAGAATTCTCAAAATTTTTGTCACAGTAGTCATCTTCGGATTTCTATTGAGCTTCTCTTTGAAGAGATTCAATGACCGAAAAATTGATGAGCAATCTATCATCGTAAAATTAAATGATAGCTCCACTCCTGTTTATTTTGTAGACGAAAAAGACATTAGAATCATTGTAGAAAGGTATAATACCACAAAAAAAGTGGGCGATGTAGATATCCCGAGTTTAGAAAAAAAATTAAACGAATTGCCAGCTGTAGATAGCGCAAACGTTTATTTGAATTTAAATGGAAAACTTAATGTAGATATTAAACAAAGAGTTCCCGTTTTTAGATTAAATAATGGCGGAAAAGGATTTTATGTAGACAAAAAAGGAATAGAGTTCCCAATTTCTAAAACATACTCTCATTCTTGCATGCTCGTTTCTGGCGATGTGAAGAAGAAAGAGTATAAAAAACTCATTGAGTTAATAGAAAAAATAAACAAAGACAGTTTCTGCAAAAATTTCTTTGTAGGCATTACAAAAGAAAACGGAAACTACAATCTTGCAACCAGCGATGGAAATTATAAAGTAGAAATCGGTGATTTAGATAGAATAGATTTTAAAGTAAAAGGTTTTAAAACATTTGTAGAAAAATATTTGGTATATCAAGCTCCAGAAAAATATTCTAAAATTTCTGTGAAATATGACAACCAAATCGTAACCACTCTTAATTCTGGTTATAAACCCGAAGAAGACAGTTTACAAACAAATGAACAAACCCCAATAAACACCGTTACAGGAACACAAAAAACCGAAGAAAAAACAACTAATTAA
- the murG gene encoding undecaprenyldiphospho-muramoylpentapeptide beta-N-acetylglucosaminyltransferase codes for MSKKLKVLMSGGGTGGHIFPAVAIAQEIQKRFPDAEFLFMGANGKMEMEKVPQAGFKIEGLNIAGFDRGNLLANINLPFKVISSLLKARKIIKEFQPDFAVGTGGFASGPALFIAARMGIPTFIQEQNSLPGKTNIFNAKKAKTVFTAYPNMEKFFHGTKTLFLGNPIRKNIITDIIDSDLAKEKLGLEKGKLTILSVGGSLGSRTLNNGWKENINQVLEKDYQLIWQTGKLDYKNILEETKDIHSRNIQIVEFIKNMEMAYSAADVIVSRAGAIAISELAIAKKPVLLVPFPFAAEDHQTKNAQTLVEKNAAKMVKDTEMKDKFWNTLSEICENEDLRTEMAQNLDFFAKPKATEEIVNEIFKNLNIKE; via the coding sequence ATGAGCAAAAAATTAAAAGTTTTAATGAGTGGTGGTGGAACAGGTGGTCACATCTTTCCTGCTGTTGCCATTGCGCAGGAAATACAAAAACGTTTTCCTGATGCGGAATTTTTGTTCATGGGAGCCAATGGAAAAATGGAGATGGAAAAAGTTCCGCAAGCTGGCTTCAAAATTGAAGGATTAAACATTGCAGGCTTTGACAGAGGAAATCTGTTGGCTAATATTAATTTACCGTTTAAAGTGATTTCTAGTTTGCTTAAAGCTAGAAAAATCATCAAAGAATTCCAACCAGATTTTGCGGTAGGAACTGGTGGTTTTGCAAGCGGACCAGCTTTATTCATCGCTGCGAGAATGGGAATCCCTACTTTTATCCAAGAGCAGAATTCTCTCCCTGGGAAAACCAATATTTTCAATGCTAAAAAAGCAAAAACCGTTTTTACCGCCTATCCAAATATGGAAAAATTCTTCCACGGAACGAAAACGTTATTTTTAGGAAATCCTATCAGAAAAAACATTATTACTGATATAATTGACAGCGATTTAGCCAAAGAAAAATTAGGTTTAGAAAAAGGGAAATTAACTATACTTTCAGTAGGCGGTTCTTTAGGTTCTAGAACTTTGAACAACGGCTGGAAAGAAAACATTAATCAAGTTTTAGAAAAAGATTACCAGCTGATTTGGCAAACAGGTAAACTAGATTATAAAAATATTTTAGAAGAAACGAAAGACATTCACAGCAGAAACATTCAAATTGTAGAATTTATTAAAAACATGGAAATGGCTTATTCTGCGGCAGATGTAATTGTTTCTAGAGCTGGAGCGATTGCGATTTCGGAATTAGCCATTGCTAAAAAACCAGTTTTGCTGGTTCCTTTTCCGTTTGCAGCAGAAGATCATCAAACCAAAAACGCTCAGACTTTGGTTGAAAAAAACGCTGCTAAAATGGTGAAAGACACAGAGATGAAAGATAAATTCTGGAACACGCTTTCAGAAATTTGCGAAAACGAAGATTTGAGAACGGAAATGGCTCAAAATTTAGACTTTTTTGCAAAACCAAAAGCAACAGAAGAAATTGTGAATGAGATTTTTAAGAATTTGAATATTAAAGAGTAA